In Chryseobacterium gotjawalense, the following are encoded in one genomic region:
- a CDS encoding toprim domain-containing protein, whose protein sequence is MNCGQIKEKISIRTVLESFNLFPVKQNSETAFYFAIDREEKSPSLCVDFAQNKAFDFGTGKSYDVISIVQQLSKCSVSNALQYLEKFDTSVQSTNKSILESNKNYEILEVKEIEHLALAEYLLSRKVFNQKHLVKEIHYQMNGKNYFGVGFYNNSGGVEIRNKYSKICLGKKDITLIKNELNLKNEICVFEGFFDFLTYLNLPNVQISNSDYLILNSTAMFFKVEKQLTQYNKIVLFLDNDLSGRNLTAEIFCKYENVEDCSILYEDFKDLNEWFSINRQ, encoded by the coding sequence ATGAATTGCGGACAGATCAAAGAAAAAATAAGCATCAGGACTGTTTTAGAATCGTTTAACCTGTTTCCTGTGAAGCAAAATTCAGAGACCGCTTTCTATTTCGCGATTGATCGAGAAGAAAAATCGCCAAGTCTCTGTGTAGATTTTGCCCAAAACAAAGCTTTTGATTTTGGAACCGGAAAAAGTTACGATGTGATTTCAATTGTTCAGCAACTAAGTAAATGTTCCGTTTCAAATGCGTTGCAATATTTAGAAAAGTTTGACACTTCAGTCCAATCAACAAACAAAAGTATTCTTGAGTCAAACAAAAATTATGAAATTTTAGAAGTAAAAGAAATTGAACATTTGGCATTGGCTGAATATTTATTGTCAAGAAAAGTATTTAATCAAAAGCATTTGGTTAAAGAAATTCACTATCAAATGAATGGAAAGAATTACTTTGGCGTCGGCTTTTACAACAATTCTGGAGGAGTTGAAATCCGAAATAAATATTCTAAAATCTGTCTGGGCAAAAAGGATATTACTTTAATAAAAAATGAATTGAACCTAAAAAATGAGATCTGCGTTTTCGAAGGTTTTTTTGATTTTCTTACCTATCTCAATTTACCAAATGTTCAGATTTCCAATTCTGATTATTTGATATTAAATTCGACGGCGATGTTTTTTAAAGTTGAAAAACAACTGACGCAATATAATAAGATTGTACTTTTTCTGGATAATGATTTGAGTGGAAGAAATTTGACTGCAGAGATATTTTGCAAATATGAGAATGTGGAGGATTGCTCAATTTTATATGAGGATTTTAAGGATTTGAATGAATGGTTTAGTATTAATAGGCAGTAA
- a CDS encoding ISAon1 family transposase N-terminal region protein — translation MLNETEVLKFLLPEFLIDHFEIVKFEEVSKVLHLYFEEKNTIPKEFSSLTLQSKGFLPEIMVDDFPLRGKSVKLHIKRRRWTDVKSANIIQRDWNLIAKGTRMTHDFAEFLKKISRY, via the coding sequence ATGCTAAATGAAACAGAAGTCCTCAAATTTTTATTACCTGAATTTTTAATTGACCATTTTGAGATTGTGAAATTCGAAGAAGTAAGTAAAGTGCTACATCTTTATTTTGAAGAAAAAAATACGATTCCAAAGGAGTTTTCTTCTCTTACTTTGCAGTCAAAGGGTTTTCTGCCGGAAATAATGGTAGATGATTTTCCACTGCGCGGAAAGTCCGTGAAACTGCATATCAAACGCCGAAGATGGACGGATGTAAAATCCGCAAACATTATTCAAAGAGACTGGAATCTCATCGCCAAAGGAACTCGCATGACACATGATTTTGCGGAGTTCTTAAAAAAAATCAGCCGATACTAA
- a CDS encoding DUF3853 family protein, whose product MEDFNKPIWQLTIGELVDILDSRSTKVERAASELTVIKTKYVYGLSGLADLLGCSKNHAGKLKSTGIFDEAIIQNGRKIIIDSEKALELFKNRT is encoded by the coding sequence ATGGAGGACTTCAATAAACCAATATGGCAACTGACAATAGGGGAATTGGTAGATATATTAGATTCCAGATCGACCAAGGTGGAACGTGCTGCCAGTGAACTTACTGTTATTAAAACAAAATATGTTTACGGCTTATCTGGATTGGCAGATCTACTGGGTTGTTCAAAAAATCATGCTGGAAAACTAAAAAGTACTGGGATTTTTGATGAGGCGATCATCCAGAACGGTAGAAAAATAATTATCGATTCGGAAAAAGCTTTGGAGCTTTTCAAAAACAGAACGTGA
- the pth gene encoding aminoacyl-tRNA hydrolase — protein MKYLIVGLGNKGEEYTETRHNVGFKVAEKIAETIDAPFKSSNFGLLAEGKYKGRKVFILKPDTYMNLSGNAVRFWMQKENIPLENLMIVTDDLSLPFGTLRMKMKGSDAGHNGLKSIQEQLQTQNYPRLRFGISAEFSEGKQVDYVLGKWEGEEKEKLPERIEKFSKACLSFVFAGIQNAMTAFNGK, from the coding sequence ATGAAATACCTGATCGTAGGTCTCGGAAATAAAGGCGAAGAATATACTGAAACCCGGCATAATGTCGGGTTTAAAGTTGCAGAGAAAATTGCCGAAACCATTGATGCTCCTTTTAAATCTTCCAACTTTGGATTGCTTGCGGAAGGCAAATATAAAGGGCGGAAAGTCTTTATCCTGAAACCGGATACCTATATGAATCTTTCCGGAAATGCCGTGAGATTCTGGATGCAGAAAGAAAATATCCCTTTGGAAAACCTGATGATTGTTACCGACGACCTGTCTTTGCCATTCGGAACATTAAGAATGAAAATGAAAGGTTCTGATGCCGGCCATAACGGACTGAAAAGTATTCAGGAACAACTTCAGACACAGAATTATCCGCGGTTAAGATTCGGGATTTCTGCAGAATTTAGCGAAGGAAAACAAGTTGATTACGTTTTAGGAAAATGGGAAGGCGAAGAAAAAGAAAAACTTCCGGAGAGAATCGAGAAGTTTTCTAAAGCGTGTTTGTCGTTTGTATTTGCCGGAATTCAGAATGCGATGACGGCTTTCAACGGGAAATAA
- a CDS encoding ISAon1 family transposase: MYGVNGKKFQRQYKKSISDFKDWDQKQHAEDWILYTENLSDQLSLDEVALSDGELYTVLTSKKAKGKKGSIVAIIKGTQSDKVIEQILKISRKFRQKVKEITLDMAGSMKLIAKRCFPNAIQVIDRFHVQKLATEALQDLRIQHRWQAIELENNCLTEAKEKKKTPEIEIFENGDTRKQLLARSRYLLYKTREKWTSTQNERAQILFYHYPDLEKAYNLSDGLRKIYNQNIQKSVAILKLAHWFKEVEECGFKSFSVLMKTIMNHYNDILNYFDQRSTNASAESFNAKIKNFRLQLRGVRDKSFFLFRLSKIFA; this comes from the coding sequence ATGTATGGCGTAAATGGAAAGAAATTTCAAAGACAATATAAAAAAAGCATCAGCGATTTTAAAGACTGGGATCAAAAACAACACGCTGAAGACTGGATCTTATATACTGAAAACCTCTCTGACCAGCTTTCTTTAGATGAAGTCGCTCTTTCAGACGGGGAATTATACACCGTTCTTACTTCCAAGAAAGCGAAAGGCAAAAAAGGAAGCATCGTAGCCATTATTAAAGGTACTCAAAGCGATAAAGTCATTGAACAGATTCTGAAAATCAGCAGAAAATTCCGACAGAAAGTTAAAGAGATCACGCTCGACATGGCAGGTTCAATGAAACTCATTGCCAAAAGATGTTTTCCCAATGCCATTCAGGTCATCGACCGTTTTCATGTTCAGAAGCTCGCCACAGAAGCATTGCAAGACCTCAGGATACAACATCGGTGGCAAGCCATTGAATTGGAAAACAACTGTTTGACAGAAGCAAAAGAAAAGAAGAAAACTCCTGAAATTGAAATTTTTGAAAATGGTGATACCAGAAAGCAACTCTTGGCAAGAAGCCGATATTTACTCTACAAGACCAGGGAAAAGTGGACATCAACACAAAATGAAAGAGCACAAATACTGTTCTATCACTATCCTGATTTAGAAAAAGCGTATAATTTATCAGACGGGCTGAGGAAAATTTACAATCAAAATATTCAAAAGTCTGTAGCAATCCTAAAATTAGCACATTGGTTCAAAGAAGTAGAAGAATGTGGGTTTAAATCATTTTCAGTACTCATGAAGACCATTATGAATCATTACAATGACATTCTCAATTATTTTGACCAAAGAAGCACCAATGCGTCGGCCGAATCTTTTAATGCGAAAATAAAAAACTTCAGATTACAACTTCGAGGGGTAAGAGACAAATCATTTTTCCTTTTCAGATTATCCAAAATTTTTGCGTAG
- a CDS encoding carbonic anhydrase — protein sequence MKKSYEKLFENNKKWMEAQLVENPDFFKTLSATQNPEYLYIGCSDSRVSAEEMMGMKPGELFVHRNIANVVNTLDMSSTAVIQYAVEHLQVKHIIVCGHYGCGGIKAAMTPQDLGLLNPWLRTIRDVYRLHQAELDAIEEEQKRYDRLVELNVQEQCINVIKMASVQEEYILDEYPIVHGWVFDMATGKIIDLDIDFEKILKDIQKIYNLTNSDWVMSRKKK from the coding sequence ATGAAAAAATCCTACGAAAAACTATTCGAAAATAATAAAAAATGGATGGAAGCTCAACTGGTGGAAAATCCAGATTTTTTTAAGACGCTTTCCGCAACGCAAAATCCAGAGTATTTATATATCGGATGTTCCGACAGTCGTGTTTCTGCAGAAGAAATGATGGGAATGAAACCTGGCGAACTTTTTGTTCACCGGAATATCGCCAATGTCGTAAATACTTTAGACATGAGCTCTACCGCGGTAATCCAGTATGCCGTTGAACATTTGCAAGTGAAACATATTATCGTTTGCGGCCATTACGGTTGTGGTGGAATTAAAGCAGCAATGACCCCGCAAGATCTGGGTCTTTTGAACCCATGGTTGAGAACAATTCGCGATGTTTACCGATTACATCAGGCTGAACTGGATGCCATTGAAGAGGAGCAAAAACGCTACGACCGCTTGGTAGAACTGAATGTTCAGGAACAGTGCATTAACGTTATCAAAATGGCATCCGTTCAGGAGGAATATATTTTAGACGAATATCCTATCGTTCACGGTTGGGTTTTTGATATGGCAACAGGAAAAATCATCGACCTGGATATCGATTTTGAGAAGATTTTGAAAGACATTCAGAAAATCTACAACCTTACAAATTCAGATTGGGTGATGAGCCGCAAGAAAAAATAG
- a CDS encoding site-specific integrase, translating to MEIKYHAQFLLDKEKDKPTAKIRYRIKWDDNIVAFNLGYRVEIDKWSLETQRCKTNTTHGDKKVSASIINKKIKEFESVCEKVFRKFEIGNSIPEKENFKNLFNLEIGKKPVVLIERDKTLFEIFDVFTKEESLLNLWSVKTQAKMKTFKKHLKTFDENLSFKSLDENKLIKYQYFLQDDLKLQNSTALKNFSFLRWFLRWATKKGFNENKAFELFKPKLKTIQKKIIFLTQPELSQLKNFDIPKEKKYLERVRDVFMFQCFTGLRYSDVENLKRSDIKDNFIEIITVKTSDSLIIELNDHSRAILEKYKDEVYEKSKALPVISNQKMNEYLRELMEMAEIDEPIRETYYKGNQKFDEVSPKYALMSSHAGRRTFICNALALGIPPQVVMKWTGHSDYAAMKPYIDIADQTKINAMAKFNML from the coding sequence ATGGAAATTAAATATCATGCTCAGTTCTTACTTGATAAAGAAAAGGATAAACCTACTGCAAAAATTCGTTATAGAATTAAATGGGATGATAATATCGTGGCTTTTAATTTAGGTTATCGGGTAGAAATTGACAAATGGAGTCTCGAAACTCAACGCTGTAAAACCAATACAACTCACGGTGACAAGAAAGTTAGTGCTTCAATTATTAATAAAAAAATTAAAGAATTTGAATCGGTTTGCGAGAAAGTTTTTCGCAAATTCGAAATCGGAAATTCTATACCTGAAAAAGAAAACTTTAAAAACTTGTTTAATCTTGAAATAGGCAAGAAACCCGTAGTTCTGATTGAACGAGATAAAACTTTGTTTGAAATATTTGATGTTTTTACGAAAGAAGAGTCTTTGCTGAATCTATGGTCTGTTAAGACCCAGGCAAAAATGAAAACTTTCAAAAAGCATTTGAAAACATTTGATGAAAATCTAAGTTTTAAATCCCTGGATGAAAACAAATTAATAAAATACCAATATTTTTTACAAGATGATCTAAAACTCCAGAACTCCACTGCCTTAAAGAATTTTTCTTTCCTCCGGTGGTTTTTAAGATGGGCGACTAAAAAAGGTTTTAATGAAAACAAAGCATTTGAACTTTTTAAACCGAAACTCAAAACTATTCAGAAAAAGATAATTTTTCTTACTCAACCCGAGCTAAGTCAATTGAAGAATTTTGACATTCCAAAAGAGAAAAAATATTTAGAAAGGGTGAGAGATGTTTTTATGTTCCAATGTTTTACCGGTTTGAGATATTCGGACGTAGAAAATTTAAAACGAAGCGACATTAAAGATAATTTCATCGAAATAATAACGGTAAAAACTTCTGATAGTTTAATTATTGAACTCAATGATCACAGCAGAGCCATACTTGAAAAATATAAAGATGAAGTGTATGAAAAATCTAAAGCTTTGCCGGTGATTAGCAATCAAAAAATGAATGAATATTTACGGGAACTAATGGAAATGGCGGAAATTGATGAACCTATTCGCGAAACCTACTATAAAGGTAATCAGAAATTCGATGAAGTTTCCCCAAAATACGCACTAATGAGTTCTCACGCCGGGAGACGAACTTTTATCTGCAACGCTTTGGCTTTAGGAATTCCACCGCAGGTCGTGATGAAGTGGACAGGTCACAGTGATTATGCTGCAATGAAGCCCTATATTGATATTGCAGATCAAACTAAAATAAACGCGATGGCAAAGTTTAATATGTTGTAA
- a CDS encoding DUF3853 family protein has translation MRNIDPKTPIWQLTVEEFLEVSKLINAEKNYEFGLKGLAKILGCSISKASEVKRSGLLDDAIVQNGKIIVIDKDKALQLFAKDD, from the coding sequence ATGAGAAATATCGATCCCAAAACTCCAATTTGGCAGCTGACTGTTGAAGAATTCTTAGAGGTTTCAAAACTGATTAATGCTGAAAAGAATTATGAATTTGGACTAAAAGGATTAGCGAAAATTCTTGGATGCTCAATTTCGAAAGCTTCTGAAGTGAAAAGATCGGGTCTTTTGGACGATGCCATCGTTCAGAATGGGAAAATTATCGTCATAGATAAAGATAAAGCACTTCAACTTTTTGCAAAAGATGATTAG
- the mfd gene encoding transcription-repair coupling factor has product MQLKNITDTFLPQLLHLGFGKELFMKLDQNKHLAVKSFAGSSPAVFAAELFLIKKKSLLFLTDDKEDALYITSELEDLLGKENVLYFPPTHLEPYQIEKTQNANLVLRTEVLSRIHNDKKPKVMIAPFASLAEKVMKKADFKAISHTIKTGDQLDFNFTEELLHQFNFNHTDFVSEPGEFSVRGGIVDVFSYSNEEPYRITFFGNEVESIKTFDIETQLSKEKVKEFQLVSNMNFSAEGTKVSLFDLAPKDLVVITKNAFVGFNLIKNFYVKAEEKFGTLGTEIRHLTPEQLFVSEEDFVKGINQFEWIDFTLQEVKGSDAAIVQLNQTPQPGFHKKFELLLEDLQEKQNDGFETWISFSTEKQKERLESIFEDLSAHKSGSENNETSFDGKTKTLFKSFKSELHEGFVDLDHKISVYTDHQIFDRYQRFKAKNAFAKSEQITLKDLMQMKVGDYVTHIDHGIGKFMGLVKVNNNGKVQECFKLTYKNGDLLYVSIHSLNKISKYNGPDGREIVLSKLGSPAWKALKQKTKAKVKQIAFDLIRLYAQRKTAKGFAFTPDSYLQNELEASFIYEDTPDQEKATVDVKTDMENDTVMDRLICGDVGFGKTEIAIRAAFKAATDGKQVAILVPTTILAFQHYRSFTERLKDFPVTISYMNRFRTAKQKAETLEGLKSGKIDIVIGTHQLVGSSVKFKDLGLLIIDEEHKFGVAVKDKLKTIKSNVDTLTLTATPIPRTLQFSLMAARDLSVIKTPPPNRQPVETQIVGFDEEIIRDAISYELQRDGQVYFINNRIENLKDIAGLIQRLVPDAKVITGHGQMDGKQLERNVLDFMEGKYDVLVSTTIIESGVDVPNANTIFINDAQRFGMADIHQMRGRVGRSNRKAFCFLITPPFDMVTNDARKRLEAIEQFSDLGSGFQIAMKDLEIRGAGDLLGGEQSGFINEMGFDTYQKIMQEALEELQNDEEFEDLFDNEEDRKKLFKSTKEVNIDTDLELMLPDSYVQSIEERLSLYQKLAEIESKEELQKLESELIDRFGALPSEAVNLLKSVELKWIAAEIGFDKIVVKNGVFLGYFPPNPQDKFYQSEKFRNIISYLSKNPKEATLKEKVSKEGNQLMMRKENVQNVDEVNSVLERILGK; this is encoded by the coding sequence ATGCAGTTAAAAAATATCACCGATACATTTCTCCCACAACTTCTTCATTTAGGATTTGGAAAAGAACTGTTCATGAAGCTCGATCAGAATAAACATCTTGCGGTAAAATCATTTGCCGGTTCTTCGCCTGCGGTTTTCGCAGCGGAATTATTTCTAATTAAAAAGAAATCTCTTCTTTTTTTAACGGATGACAAGGAAGATGCGTTGTATATCACTTCGGAATTAGAAGACTTGCTGGGTAAAGAAAATGTGCTTTATTTTCCGCCGACTCATTTGGAACCTTATCAGATTGAAAAAACTCAAAATGCGAATTTGGTTTTAAGAACCGAAGTTTTAAGTAGAATTCATAATGATAAAAAACCAAAAGTGATGATCGCGCCGTTCGCGTCTTTGGCCGAGAAAGTGATGAAAAAGGCTGATTTCAAAGCGATTTCTCATACGATCAAAACGGGCGATCAGCTGGATTTTAATTTTACGGAAGAATTACTGCATCAGTTTAATTTCAATCATACCGATTTTGTTTCCGAACCTGGCGAGTTTTCTGTGAGAGGCGGAATTGTCGATGTTTTTTCTTATTCCAACGAAGAGCCTTACCGGATTACTTTTTTCGGAAATGAAGTAGAAAGTATTAAAACTTTTGATATCGAAACGCAGCTTTCCAAAGAGAAAGTAAAAGAATTCCAGTTGGTTTCCAATATGAATTTTTCAGCCGAGGGAACGAAGGTTTCCTTGTTCGATTTGGCACCGAAAGATTTAGTTGTAATTACGAAGAACGCGTTTGTCGGTTTTAATTTAATTAAAAATTTCTACGTAAAAGCAGAGGAAAAGTTTGGAACATTAGGAACTGAAATCAGACATCTGACGCCGGAACAGCTTTTTGTTTCTGAAGAAGATTTCGTCAAAGGCATCAATCAATTTGAATGGATCGATTTTACTTTACAGGAAGTGAAGGGAAGCGACGCGGCAATTGTACAGCTGAATCAAACGCCACAGCCGGGTTTTCATAAAAAGTTTGAATTATTACTTGAGGATTTACAGGAAAAGCAAAATGACGGTTTTGAAACCTGGATTTCATTTTCCACGGAAAAGCAGAAAGAACGGCTTGAGTCTATTTTTGAGGATTTGTCAGCACATAAATCGGGTTCGGAAAATAATGAAACTTCCTTTGACGGAAAAACCAAGACTTTATTCAAATCTTTTAAATCAGAACTTCACGAAGGTTTTGTGGATTTGGACCATAAAATTTCAGTTTACACCGATCACCAGATTTTTGACCGTTATCAGAGATTTAAAGCCAAAAATGCATTTGCAAAATCTGAACAGATTACGCTGAAAGATTTAATGCAGATGAAAGTTGGCGATTATGTCACCCATATCGATCATGGAATCGGAAAATTCATGGGTTTGGTGAAGGTGAATAATAACGGAAAAGTTCAGGAATGTTTTAAACTGACTTACAAAAATGGTGATTTGCTTTATGTGAGCATTCACTCCTTAAATAAGATTTCAAAATATAATGGTCCGGACGGACGGGAAATTGTGTTGTCGAAACTCGGTTCGCCAGCCTGGAAAGCTTTAAAACAAAAAACAAAAGCGAAAGTAAAACAGATCGCTTTCGACCTGATCCGTTTATATGCACAGCGGAAAACGGCCAAGGGTTTTGCCTTCACGCCGGATTCTTATTTGCAGAATGAACTGGAAGCCAGCTTTATTTACGAAGATACGCCCGATCAGGAAAAAGCAACGGTCGATGTGAAAACGGACATGGAAAATGATACCGTAATGGACCGTTTGATTTGTGGTGATGTAGGTTTCGGGAAAACAGAAATTGCAATTAGAGCGGCATTTAAAGCTGCGACTGACGGAAAACAAGTGGCGATTTTAGTTCCGACCACGATTTTGGCTTTCCAACATTACCGGAGTTTTACCGAAAGATTGAAGGATTTCCCCGTGACCATTTCTTATATGAACCGTTTCCGCACGGCAAAACAAAAAGCGGAAACACTGGAAGGATTGAAATCGGGGAAGATCGATATTGTGATCGGAACCCATCAATTGGTTGGGAGCAGCGTTAAATTTAAAGATTTAGGCCTTTTAATTATTGATGAAGAACACAAGTTCGGAGTTGCCGTTAAAGACAAATTGAAAACAATAAAAAGTAATGTGGATACTTTAACATTGACGGCGACGCCAATTCCACGGACTTTACAGTTTTCATTGATGGCGGCCAGAGATTTATCAGTCATTAAAACACCACCTCCAAACCGTCAGCCTGTTGAAACACAAATTGTTGGTTTTGATGAAGAAATAATCCGGGATGCCATTTCTTATGAACTTCAAAGAGATGGACAAGTTTATTTCATTAATAACAGAATTGAAAACCTGAAAGATATTGCGGGCTTGATTCAGCGTTTGGTTCCCGATGCGAAAGTAATTACAGGCCACGGACAAATGGACGGTAAACAACTGGAACGGAATGTTCTGGATTTTATGGAAGGCAAATATGACGTTTTGGTTTCGACGACGATTATTGAAAGTGGTGTGGATGTGCCGAATGCGAATACGATTTTCATTAATGATGCCCAGCGTTTTGGGATGGCAGATATTCACCAGATGCGCGGTCGGGTCGGGCGAAGCAATCGCAAAGCTTTTTGTTTTCTGATTACGCCTCCGTTTGATATGGTGACCAATGACGCGCGGAAAAGACTGGAAGCGATCGAGCAGTTTTCGGATTTGGGAAGCGGTTTCCAGATCGCGATGAAGGATTTGGAAATTCGTGGTGCCGGGGATTTGTTAGGAGGTGAACAAAGTGGTTTTATTAATGAAATGGGTTTTGATACTTATCAGAAAATCATGCAGGAAGCTTTGGAGGAATTGCAGAATGATGAGGAATTCGAAGATTTATTTGATAATGAAGAAGACCGTAAAAAACTTTTCAAATCGACCAAAGAAGTGAATATCGATACGGATTTAGAACTGATGTTGCCGGATTCTTATGTTCAGAGTATTGAAGAACGGTTATCACTGTATCAAAAATTAGCAGAAATAGAAAGTAAAGAAGAATTGCAGAAATTAGAAAGTGAATTAATCGACCGTTTCGGTGCTTTGCCTTCGGAAGCTGTAAATCTTCTGAAATCGGTAGAATTAAAATGGATTGCCGCGGAAATTGGTTTTGATAAAATCGTGGTGAAAAACGGGGTTTTCCTCGGGTATTTTCCGCCAAATCCTCAGGATAAATTTTATCAGAGTGAAAAGTTCAGGAACATTATTTCTTATTTGTCAAAGAATCCGAAAGAAGCTACTTTGAAGGAAAAAGTCAGCAAGGAAGGAAATCAACTCATGATGAGAAAAGAAAATGTACAGAATGTAGATGAGGTAAATTCGGTCTTGGAAAGGATTTTGGGGAAATAA